A window of Clostridioides sp. ES-S-0010-02 genomic DNA:
ATAAAAAAATTAGATAATATAAGTGAAGAATCTATAAGAAAAGGTCTTATAACTACTAAATGGCCAGGAAGAATAGAAAAGATAAAAGAAAGTCCAATATTTATAATAGATGGAGCACATAACGAAGATGGAGCAAAATCTTTAGCAAAAGCACTTGATAAACATTTTAAAGACAAAAAACTAACTTTATTAATAGGCATGTTGGAAGATAAAGATATTGATGGTGTCTTGGACATACTAATGCCTAAATTTAGCAAAGTAGTGACAACAACTCCTAATAATCCAAGAGCTATAAATTCAGATATATTAAAAGAAAAAATATTAAAATATGTAAGTGATGTAACATCAAAGCATGAAATAGAAGATGCAGTTAATTATACATTGGAAACATCAAACAAAGATGATATTATAATAAGTGCAGGTTCTTTATATATGATAGGCACAGTTAGAACTTTGGTAAAGAAATTATAATCTTATAAAATAAATACATAGATATAAATATATGGATATAAATAAAAGATATATAAAGAGGAGTTGGCTAAAATAATAGACAACTCCTTTTTTAATGAAATCAGTTTTTAGATTAGCGTATCACTATATATTAGTAATATCTATATAGATTGACGAATAGCTTTAGATAATTGGTCTGGGCAAGAAGTACCCTTACCTCCACAATCAATACCATTTAATTTATCAGCAATTTCAAGAGCATTTTGACCAATTATTAAACTCTTAAGCCCTAATAAATTTCCATTACATCCGCCTATAAACTCAGCATCAACAATCACATTATTTTCATCAACTTCAAAAAACATCTCTCTACAACAAACACCACTTGGGTTAAAAGTAACCTTCATAAAAAAGACCTCCATTAATTATTATTTCATTGTGTCAACATCAATAATAATACCAAATATATGTATAATAATGCAACTATAAAGCATAATACAAGCTAATAAAATAATATATTATTGTAGTATATGTATTGTAGAGAGGAGGGGTTATGTGAAAATCTATATTTCTAACTACCTATCAAAGAGCATTAGTATAGTTGATTATTCTACACTTGAACTAGAAAAAGAAATAGTATTAGAGGATAATATATATCCACATCATTTTTGCATAGAAAAGGAAAAAAATTTGATATACATACCTAGTTCGAGCAATGGAATACTATATGTTTTAGACTTAAGTAATGATAAAATAATTGATACTGTTTCTATAGGAGGAAGTCTTAGTCAAGTTATGCTTAGTGATAATGAGCTATTTGTAGCAAATGAAGATTCAAATAGCATATATGTGTTGGATAAAAATACATTAAATCCAATAGGAATCATTGGTGTTGATAATATGCCACATGGATTTGATTTTGACAGAGAGAGTAAAAAGTTATATGTACCATGTATAAATTCGATAGTATGTATAGACACAATAAATAAAAGTATACAAAAGAAAATCAATATGGACTTTAGAGCATGGCATATAGCACTTGATAAACAAAAGAAAGAAATGTATATATCAACACTTGATGGAAAGCTTGTAATAGTTGATGAAGTAAGTATGGATATAAAAAAGGTATTATATGAATTCTTATTGCCAGTAGAAATAAGGTTTAATTATAGTGGGAAAAAAGTTTATGTTGCTGACTTGGGTTATAATAATGTAAGAATTTTGGATTATACAACAAGTAAATATATTGGAAATATTGAAATAGATGGAATTCCTCAGGGATTAGAAATATCTAAAGATGAAAAGTTATTATTTGTATCAGATACTCAAGAAAACTCAGTTAAAGTATATGAAACTGCAAATAATAAATTAATAAAAGTAATCAAGGTAGGAAAAGAGCCTACAACTATAGTTTGTTTGTAGGCCTTAATGTATGTCTCTTATAAGTAAGTCGATAACTTCAGCATACATATAAGATGCATTGTTTTTCCAATTGTTACAAATAAGTTTTGCTTGTTTCTCTGATGAAACATTTAGATTTAAATCTATTAAGTTAGATTGATTTTCTATGACTCTAAGATTGACAATAAATTCATTATCACTTTGTTTTACGAAGCTAGATTTTACTTGAGTATCTGCTAGTAAATTTTCTTTATTAGAATCTATATACTTGTCTATTTTTTCAGTAACACTAGTAGGTATTCGATTAAAAAAGTATTCTAGACTTTCTACACCTCTTTGAGTAAGAGCATAATATTCTCTGTCAGAGTCTTTATATGTAGTCAAAAACTTAGATTCCATAAGCTGAGATAAAAGCTGTTGTAATGAAAAGTAATTCATCATTTCAGTCTCTAATACTACTTGAGTTATTTGAGAATTAGTTAAATCCATTTTAATTTTTTCCAATATATACAAAATTAAAAGTTTGTG
This region includes:
- a CDS encoding TIGR03905 family TSCPD domain-containing protein; this translates as MKVTFNPSGVCCREMFFEVDENNVIVDAEFIGGCNGNLLGLKSLIIGQNALEIADKLNGIDCGGKGTSCPDQLSKAIRQSI
- a CDS encoding DUF4364 family protein — translated: MFENSSEELAYHKLLILYILEKIKMDLTNSQITQVVLETEMMNYFSLQQLLSQLMESKFLTTYKDSDREYYALTQRGVESLEYFFNRIPTSVTEKIDKYIDSNKENLLADTQVKSSFVKQSDNEFIVNLRVIENQSNLIDLNLNVSSEKQAKLICNNWKNNASYMYAEVIDLLIRDIH
- a CDS encoding YncE family protein gives rise to the protein MKIYISNYLSKSISIVDYSTLELEKEIVLEDNIYPHHFCIEKEKNLIYIPSSSNGILYVLDLSNDKIIDTVSIGGSLSQVMLSDNELFVANEDSNSIYVLDKNTLNPIGIIGVDNMPHGFDFDRESKKLYVPCINSIVCIDTINKSIQKKINMDFRAWHIALDKQKKEMYISTLDGKLVIVDEVSMDIKKVLYEFLLPVEIRFNYSGKKVYVADLGYNNVRILDYTTSKYIGNIEIDGIPQGLEISKDEKLLFVSDTQENSVKVYETANNKLIKVIKVGKEPTTIVCL